The Microlunatus soli genome contains the following window.
CGACATGAACATCTCCGGCAATACCGTCTTCATCCCCGGATCGACCAGTGGTATCGGCCTCGCCCTGGCGCTCGAACTGCAGGCCAAGGGCAACACCGTGATCATCGGGGGTCGCCGGGCCGAGTTGCTGTCCCGGCTCGCCGCCGAGCATCCTGGCCTCGAAACGGTCGTCATCGACACCACTGACAACGAGAGCATCACCGCCGCAGCCAAACAGCTCATCACCGACCATCCCGAGCTGAACGTCGTCGTGGCGATGGCGGGCATCATGGCGGTCGAGGACTGGCATCATCCGGAAACCTTCCTCGCCTCGGCCGAGTCGATCATCACCACCAACGTGCTCGGACCGGTCCGGCTGATCGCGGCGTTCGTCGAGCATCTGCAGACCCGGCCGGACGCGACGATCGTCACGGTCTCCTCCGGGCTGGCGTTCACGCCGTTGACGGTGACGCCGAGCTACAACGCGTCCAAGGCGGCCATCCACATGCTCAGTGAATCGCTGCGGCTGCAGCTGGCTGACACCTCGGTCAAGATCACCGAGCTGGTCCCGCCGGCGGTGCGGACCGAGCTGCTACCCGGCCAGCAAGACAGCGAATTCGCCATGCCGCTGGACGCGTTCGTGTCCGAGGTGATGGGCCTCCTCGAGGCCGATCCGGATGCGCACGAGATCCAGGTCGAGCAGGTGAAGTTCCTGCGCTACGCCGAGGTACGCGGCGACTACGACCAGGTCGTCGCCACGGTGAACGCATCCGATCCGCACGGCAAGTAGTCGCCGGTCGCGGGCTCTGAGCCGTTGGCCCGAGGCCGGCCTCAGCGAATAGCCGACAGCCCGTCGCCCTCCGGGGCCAGACCGGACAGGTGCGCGGCGTCATTGACCGAGACCAGCGTCCAGTGGGCTGCATCGGCAGCAGGATCGTGACGCCAGGTCGTGACGCCGGTGTTGGCCAAGGCGAACTTGACCCGCGCGGTCGTCGGTCCCAGCCCGAAGACGAGTGCGAGCGAGGCCTCGATCACTCCACCGTGGGTGACGGCCACGATCCGCTCTCCGGGGTGCCGGGCGACCAGCTCGGTCAGTCCCGCGCCGGCACGAGCCAGGAACGTTGCCCAGCTCTCGCCGCCGGAGGCGAATGCCTGGAACGGTCGGCGCCACATCCCGTCGGCCAGTCCGGGCCACCGGGACTTCCATTCCCCGACCGACAGGCCATCGGCATCACCCGGCCGCAGTTCCTGCAGCTCGGCGTCGTCGAGCACCGGCAGACCCAGCGCCTGCGAGACGTACCGGGCGGTCTGTTGGGCCCGCGGCAGCGTGCTCGCATACAGCACGTCGGCCTCGAACTTCTCTGCCCGCAAGCGTTCGGCCAGCAGCTCGGCCTGCCGACGGCCGCGATCGGTCAGCCCGACATCGCCGGTCATCCCGCCGATCACGGGGGTGACATTGGCCACTGATTCGCCGTGCCGGACCAAGATCAATTCGGTGCTCATGGACACTATCCAACCTGATCACCGATCGACGGCACCATGCCAGCCAGGAGCTCGAAGACCTGCCGCATCTCCTGCTCGGTCGGAGCAGGCTGCGCCGCGCTGGCCCCGATCACGACCAGATGCGGCACCAGAGCAGCGATCCTGGCCTGCTGCGGATCCGGCAGGATCCTCTCCCAGAGACCGATGAGGGCCGCCAGCCGTTGCTGATCCACCCGCTGTTGGACGGCGAGAGCGTCGGCATCATCGGCTGCCCAGGAACGGATCGCCGCGTCCAGCCGGTTGTCCAGGACCGGTGCATCGGCCAGGGACATCACGGCCCGATCCGGCGCCAGGTCAACAGCCGCGGCCAGGAACTGCTCGATCGCATCGACGGCCTGCTCCTCGTATCGCGCCAGCAGCACGCGTCGGTAGTCGCCCGCACCGCGGAAATGGTGGTGGAACGATCCCTTGGTCAACCCCAGCCGGGCGGCGATGCTGTCCACCTTCAGGCCGGTCGCGCCCTGCTCACGGAGCACGACGAAGCCTTCGTCGATCCAGCGATCTCTCGGTGCCATGTCCCGACCATACCATACGGTACGGTATGGTATGGGAACGGTGCGATTCGCGCACCGTCACAGCAAGGAGTTGATCATCGTGTTGGAGCCCTGGTGGCCCCTCGTCGTGCTGGCCGTGATCTCGGCTGTGGACGCAGTGCTGTGCTGGCGCCCGGTGCCCTTCATCGCGACCTGCCTGACCAACATGGGATTCCCGCGCCCCTATTGGCGACTGCTCACCCCGATCAAGGCTGCCGCCGCACTCGGATTGCTGATCGGCATCTGGGTGCCAGCACTCGCCCTGCTCACCGCCGCTGCCCTGGTGGGCTATTTCGCGATCGCGATCGGCATCCACGTCCGGGCCAGAGACTTCGGCCGCAATCTCTTCCTGAACGCAGCAGGGATGATGATCCTCTGTGTTGCGGAGTTGATCTTCGTCATCTCGGCGATCTGAACCCATCGCGTCGATCAGCACCGCATGGACCAAGATCAACTCATCGTCACCCCTTGGCCCGACTCGCCGACTCATGCTTGGATCGAAGGGTGACTGATCACTGTCAGGAGTGCGATTTCGACTACGCCGAGGTGACGACCGAATCAGCGGCCGTCCGCCTGCGCACCGATGCCGGCAACCTCGGCGACACCGTGCTGGCCGTCGGCGCGGCGCCGTGCCCGACGCCGGGTTGCTGGACCGCCATCGAGTACGGCGGCCATGTCCGCGACATGCTGATCGTGCAGCGCGAACGCATCCTCCATGCCCGTACCGCGGACACGCCGCCGATCATCCCGATGGGACGCGACGAACGGGTCGGCTGGGGCGAATACACCGGACTGACCGCGGCCGATATCGCACGCCA
Protein-coding sequences here:
- a CDS encoding SDR family oxidoreductase; protein product: MLHDPYGPLSSRSAARSDAQPGISDPPITGLCRRPAAAIMIDDMNISGNTVFIPGSTSGIGLALALELQAKGNTVIIGGRRAELLSRLAAEHPGLETVVIDTTDNESITAAAKQLITDHPELNVVVAMAGIMAVEDWHHPETFLASAESIITTNVLGPVRLIAAFVEHLQTRPDATIVTVSSGLAFTPLTVTPSYNASKAAIHMLSESLRLQLADTSVKITELVPPAVRTELLPGQQDSEFAMPLDAFVSEVMGLLEADPDAHEIQVEQVKFLRYAEVRGDYDQVVATVNASDPHGK
- a CDS encoding histidine phosphatase family protein, which codes for MSTELILVRHGESVANVTPVIGGMTGDVGLTDRGRRQAELLAERLRAEKFEADVLYASTLPRAQQTARYVSQALGLPVLDDAELQELRPGDADGLSVGEWKSRWPGLADGMWRRPFQAFASGGESWATFLARAGAGLTELVARHPGERIVAVTHGGVIEASLALVFGLGPTTARVKFALANTGVTTWRHDPAADAAHWTLVSVNDAAHLSGLAPEGDGLSAIR
- a CDS encoding TetR/AcrR family transcriptional regulator, with the protein product MAPRDRWIDEGFVVLREQGATGLKVDSIAARLGLTKGSFHHHFRGAGDYRRVLLARYEEQAVDAIEQFLAAAVDLAPDRAVMSLADAPVLDNRLDAAIRSWAADDADALAVQQRVDQQRLAALIGLWERILPDPQQARIAALVPHLVVIGASAAQPAPTEQEMRQVFELLAGMVPSIGDQVG
- a CDS encoding DinB family protein, with protein sequence MTDHCQECDFDYAEVTTESAAVRLRTDAGNLGDTVLAVGAAPCPTPGCWTAIEYGGHVRDMLIVQRERILHARTADTPPIIPMGRDERVGWGEYTGLTAADIARQLHDTADSLARTLEHLSPEEWRRRVVYNYPERAERTLEWVAAHTVHEIVHHTMDVRRHRSEGSQLP
- a CDS encoding DoxX family protein — its product is MGTVRFAHRHSKELIIVLEPWWPLVVLAVISAVDAVLCWRPVPFIATCLTNMGFPRPYWRLLTPIKAAAALGLLIGIWVPALALLTAAALVGYFAIAIGIHVRARDFGRNLFLNAAGMMILCVAELIFVISAI